The following proteins are co-located in the Trichormus variabilis 0441 genome:
- a CDS encoding PAS domain-containing protein — translation MPNIPISALLRFGIVIFSVALACALMLLLDPWLGMTSTPFLLFFSAVMFSAWYGGFWSGVLGTFLSVILSNYFFFHPRYTLSIDTDNVVIIGLFAVQGWFFSFICEILRNTKKQDAVNLQKLRQSEERFRLALSNSDIVVFQQDRDLRYRWIHNYQGVASAEEIIGKSDNELFPASVAEKLTAIKQKVLEKDVSVHEEVSVIFHGKVVYYDLLAEPLTIDGQIQGITCAAVDITERKRSELEKAKLQSKLQKAIEQQDEYLALLNAWLASSPVALAFLDTKLRYVYTNEALAAINGVPQSQHIGRTLREVLPEWATQLEPILQQVMATKQPLVNQEVCGVTYPSGVHRCSLVNYYPVCLPDGKLLGVGVTALDITERKQAEDALRYIAQTSNTLSSSLDYEQTLAQIAKISVPQLADWCSIDIINQDGSIRRLPIAHVDPTKAELARLFQEYAPQLGSGSLVANVLQTGEQLLVADLPDSPLPADQNEENLELLRQIGIKSLMLLPLIAHEQVLGCITFVSAESGRSYNQSDLSLAKDIAYRAALAMENAQLYRDVQQALKHYAESLALLDALLAGAPVAVCFLDKELRYLRINQVLADLNGLSIEEHLGRKFQDVLPKMAEQFEEQLQQVLETGQPLLNLEVSGEALGRPEINSYWLGNYYPVYDGMGKTVGIGIILADVTATKQVEIALRESEERFRAMFDQAAVGITLVTLDGQFLQNNPALCDITGYSSEELSQMKFPEITHPDDVEADWAYAKQVLAKEINGYSLEKRYLRKDGTTVWVNLTASAVWNEQGEPKYALGIIEDINERKQAEAAQNFLVEASTILAASLDYEVALNNVAHLAVPTIADWCAVDILQADWSIKRVAIACVNPAKLEIIEEIRRSYPTRTEGKHPFRDKLLKGASAFYPELPNSILVEIAQDEQHLQLLQSLEMRSLMVVPLYSREQIFGVISFVTGSSGRQLKQTDLALAEDIARRAATAIDNARLYQETQQAKQAAELAMSRMLRLQSITAALSEALTPQQVADVVVNQGLAALGASAGSVVLLTEGGTTLKIIQAIGYPESVQDAWETFPLTATVPIAETARTGEAIFLANVTEFAAKYPQIANVPSLTGNCAFACIPLIVEQQTIGVMALSFATAQKFNEEQQKFMLTLGQQCAQAIARSQLYEAEKNARAVAESTNRIKDEFLAVLSHELRTPLNPIMGWAKLLRTRTYKEETIKQGLETIERNAKLQTQLIDDLLDVSRILRGKLNLNVCLVDLRNTVQAGLETVRLAAEAKSIAIHTILSDEPVQVMGDGDRLQQVIWNLVSNAVKFTPSEGRVEVRLEQVGRDAQIQVIDTGKGITPEFLPYVFEYFRQADAKTTRVFGGLGLGLAIVHHLVELHGGTVVAQSAGEDQGATFTVKLPLHKSADYQVQSAKSAVTELENQDSLLAGVQILLVDDQEDVREFFSFALEQCGATVTAVASAIEALEALARSKADVLLSDIGMPQIDGYMLLRQIRKWSPEQGGQIPAIALTAYAGEIDQKQAIAAGFQKHIAKPADPVELAEAITQLIGRK, via the coding sequence ATGCCTAATATTCCTATTTCTGCATTACTACGTTTTGGAATTGTCATATTTTCTGTCGCACTGGCTTGTGCGCTAATGCTATTGTTAGACCCTTGGCTAGGGATGACCAGTACTCCTTTTTTATTATTCTTTAGCGCTGTCATGTTCAGTGCTTGGTATGGAGGTTTTTGGTCAGGAGTGTTAGGAACTTTCTTATCTGTAATACTTAGTAATTACTTCTTTTTTCACCCAAGATATACTCTCTCTATTGATACTGATAATGTAGTTATCATAGGGTTATTTGCTGTACAAGGATGGTTTTTCAGTTTTATCTGTGAAATCTTGAGAAATACCAAAAAGCAAGATGCAGTTAATTTACAGAAACTTAGGCAAAGCGAGGAGCGATTTCGATTAGCTTTGAGCAATTCTGATATCGTGGTTTTTCAACAGGATCGAGATTTGCGGTATCGATGGATTCATAATTATCAAGGTGTAGCCTCTGCTGAAGAAATCATTGGTAAGTCAGACAATGAATTGTTCCCCGCTTCAGTGGCAGAAAAACTAACAGCCATTAAGCAAAAAGTATTAGAGAAAGATGTTTCTGTCCATGAGGAAGTGTCCGTAATTTTTCACGGAAAAGTCGTTTACTATGATTTGTTAGCCGAACCCCTGACAATTGACGGTCAAATCCAGGGTATTACCTGTGCAGCAGTAGACATTACTGAACGCAAGCGCTCAGAACTAGAGAAAGCTAAATTACAGAGTAAACTCCAAAAAGCTATTGAGCAGCAAGACGAATATCTAGCATTATTGAATGCTTGGCTGGCTAGCTCCCCTGTAGCCCTAGCTTTTTTAGATACAAAACTACGTTACGTTTATACTAATGAAGCTCTGGCAGCAATTAACGGTGTACCCCAAAGTCAACACATTGGGCGCACTTTGAGGGAAGTATTGCCAGAATGGGCAACACAACTGGAGCCTATTCTCCAACAAGTAATGGCAACCAAGCAGCCACTCGTAAATCAAGAAGTATGTGGGGTAACCTATCCATCAGGAGTACATCGTTGTAGCTTAGTGAACTACTATCCAGTATGTTTACCAGATGGAAAACTGCTGGGGGTGGGAGTGACGGCTCTCGATATTACAGAACGAAAGCAGGCTGAGGACGCGCTACGGTACATTGCCCAAACCAGTAACACACTCTCCAGTTCTTTGGATTACGAGCAAACTTTGGCACAGATTGCGAAAATATCCGTCCCGCAACTAGCAGACTGGTGCAGTATTGATATTATCAACCAAGATGGCTCGATTCGCCGCTTACCTATTGCTCATGTAGACCCAACAAAAGCAGAATTGGCAAGATTATTTCAGGAATATGCACCACAATTAGGGAGTGGGAGTTTAGTTGCTAACGTATTACAAACTGGGGAACAGTTATTAGTTGCAGACTTACCTGATTCTCCTTTACCAGCAGATCAAAATGAGGAAAATCTGGAGTTGCTGCGGCAGATAGGAATTAAATCACTCATGCTTTTACCCTTAATAGCACATGAGCAAGTGCTAGGATGTATAACCTTTGTTAGTGCTGAATCAGGTCGTAGCTACAATCAATCTGACTTAAGCTTAGCCAAAGACATTGCCTATCGTGCTGCCCTAGCGATGGAGAATGCTCAACTGTATCGAGATGTTCAACAAGCTTTAAAACATTATGCTGAATCATTGGCGCTTTTAGATGCCTTGTTGGCAGGCGCACCTGTAGCAGTCTGTTTTTTGGATAAGGAATTACGATATCTCCGCATTAATCAAGTATTAGCTGATCTCAATGGCTTGAGTATAGAAGAGCATCTGGGACGAAAATTTCAGGATGTTTTACCCAAGATGGCAGAGCAATTTGAAGAGCAATTGCAACAAGTATTGGAGACGGGACAACCTCTGCTGAATTTGGAGGTTAGTGGTGAGGCGCTAGGAAGACCAGAAATTAATAGCTATTGGTTAGGTAATTATTACCCAGTCTACGACGGCATGGGCAAAACAGTAGGCATCGGGATTATCCTGGCAGATGTGACAGCTACTAAGCAAGTAGAAATTGCTCTGCGAGAAAGTGAAGAACGCTTCCGAGCCATGTTTGACCAAGCGGCTGTGGGCATTACCTTAGTTACCTTAGATGGTCAATTTCTGCAAAATAATCCGGCTTTGTGCGACATTACCGGTTACAGCTCTGAAGAATTAAGTCAGATGAAGTTTCCCGAAATTACTCACCCTGATGATGTGGAAGCTGATTGGGCATACGCCAAGCAAGTATTAGCCAAGGAAATTAATGGTTACTCTCTAGAAAAGCGTTATCTTCGCAAAGATGGCACGACTGTTTGGGTGAATCTGACTGCATCAGCCGTATGGAATGAGCAGGGAGAACCTAAATATGCGTTGGGTATTATTGAAGATATTAATGAGCGCAAGCAAGCAGAAGCCGCACAAAACTTTTTAGTTGAAGCCAGCACTATTTTAGCAGCTTCTTTAGATTATGAGGTTGCCCTGAATAATGTGGCTCATTTGGCAGTACCTACCATTGCTGATTGGTGTGCTGTAGATATTCTCCAAGCTGACTGGTCGATTAAACGTGTAGCGATCGCCTGTGTTAATCCTGCAAAACTGGAGATTATAGAAGAAATTCGCCGTTCATATCCAACCAGAACCGAGGGCAAACACCCGTTTCGAGATAAACTCCTCAAAGGAGCATCGGCTTTCTATCCTGAACTACCAAACTCAATTTTGGTAGAGATAGCACAGGATGAACAACATTTACAATTATTACAAAGCTTGGAAATGCGATCGCTGATGGTGGTTCCCCTTTACTCACGGGAGCAAATATTTGGGGTCATTTCCTTTGTTACTGGTAGTTCAGGCAGGCAACTCAAACAAACAGATTTGGCATTGGCAGAAGATATCGCCCGACGAGCAGCTACAGCCATTGATAATGCCAGACTGTATCAGGAAACTCAGCAGGCGAAACAAGCCGCCGAGTTAGCAATGAGTCGAATGTTACGTTTACAAAGCATCACAGCAGCGCTCTCCGAAGCCCTCACGCCCCAACAAGTTGCTGATGTGGTAGTAAATCAAGGATTAGCAGCTTTGGGAGCATCTGCTGGATCTGTGGTTCTGTTGACTGAAGGCGGTACTACCCTGAAAATCATTCAAGCCATCGGCTACCCAGAATCGGTGCAAGATGCTTGGGAAACTTTCCCCCTAACTGCAACTGTACCAATTGCGGAAACCGCCAGGACAGGGGAAGCGATTTTTTTAGCTAACGTCACAGAATTTGCCGCCAAATATCCACAAATTGCTAACGTCCCCTCCCTCACGGGTAATTGCGCTTTTGCTTGTATTCCTCTCATCGTCGAACAGCAGACAATTGGAGTGATGGCATTAAGCTTTGCCACAGCCCAAAAATTTAACGAAGAACAGCAAAAATTTATGTTGACATTGGGTCAACAATGCGCTCAGGCGATCGCTCGCTCTCAACTTTATGAAGCAGAAAAAAATGCCAGAGCTGTAGCCGAATCCACTAACCGGATTAAAGATGAATTTTTGGCGGTTCTGTCCCACGAATTGCGTACCCCCCTCAATCCCATCATGGGTTGGGCTAAGTTACTCCGCACGCGCACATATAAGGAAGAGACCATCAAGCAAGGTTTGGAAACAATCGAGCGCAACGCCAAGTTACAAACTCAACTCATTGACGACTTGCTGGATGTTTCCCGCATCTTACGCGGTAAGCTGAATTTGAATGTCTGCCTAGTAGATTTGAGAAACACAGTTCAAGCTGGGTTAGAAACAGTCCGTTTAGCCGCCGAAGCAAAATCAATAGCAATTCACACAATCTTGAGTGATGAACCTGTACAGGTGATGGGTGATGGCGATCGCTTGCAACAGGTCATCTGGAATTTAGTCTCGAATGCCGTCAAGTTTACACCGTCGGAAGGACGGGTAGAAGTGCGTTTAGAACAGGTGGGACGAGATGCCCAAATCCAAGTGATTGACACAGGTAAAGGCATTACACCAGAATTTTTACCTTATGTCTTTGAATACTTCCGTCAAGCAGATGCCAAGACAACCAGGGTATTCGGTGGCTTGGGTTTGGGATTGGCAATTGTCCACCATCTTGTAGAATTACACGGTGGTACAGTAGTAGCACAGAGTGCCGGAGAAGACCAAGGAGCAACTTTTACTGTCAAGCTACCCTTGCATAAAAGTGCTGATTACCAAGTGCAGAGTGCTAAGTCTGCGGTTACAGAACTAGAGAATCAAGACTCACTATTGGCTGGTGTGCAGATTCTTTTAGTTGATGATCAAGAAGATGTACGGGAATTTTTTAGCTTTGCTCTAGAACAGTGTGGGGCAACAGTAACTGCGGTAGCATCAGCCATAGAGGCATTGGAAGCCCTAGCACGCTCAAAGGCAGATGTACTGTTAAGTGATATTGGGATGCCACAAATTGATGGTTATATGTTGTTGCGGCAAATCAGAAAATGGTCGCCAGAACAAGGTGGACAAATTCCAGCGATCGCTCTGACTGCCTATGCTGGAGAAATTGATCAAAAACAAGCCATCGCCGCAGGCTTTCAAAAGCATATAGCTAAACCCGCCGACCCAGTAGAGTTAGCTGAGGCGATCACCCAACTCATCGGGCGCAAATAA
- a CDS encoding pentapeptide repeat-containing protein — protein MSEVNYQQPISTVATLIEMYTAGRRDFNRAELGDANLQNVDIKGSDLSYADLSTANLRGANLRGTDLSFADLSQADLQDADLRGALLMSANLRQANLQGAKLEKADCDRNTHFPENFDLLKAGLQLKEQ, from the coding sequence ATGTCTGAAGTCAATTATCAACAGCCCATTAGTACAGTAGCTACTCTCATTGAGATGTACACTGCGGGAAGGCGTGATTTTAACCGCGCTGAATTGGGCGATGCTAATTTACAAAATGTAGATATCAAAGGCTCTGACCTTAGCTACGCTGATTTAAGTACAGCTAACCTTAGAGGAGCCAACCTTAGGGGAACTGACTTAAGCTTTGCCGATTTGAGCCAAGCTGATTTACAAGATGCTGATTTGCGAGGCGCATTATTAATGTCTGCCAATCTCCGCCAAGCCAACCTCCAGGGTGCAAAATTAGAAAAGGCTGATTGCGATCGCAATACTCATTTTCCCGAAAATTTTGATCTCCTAAAAGCAGGCTTGCAACTCAAAGAACAATAA
- a CDS encoding TVP38/TMEM64 family protein, with translation MVPKEQTRFNRKHKLLLMGLAIAVLIVIARQFNIQSLFQTLIFWVQSLGFFGPIAYIIIYNLATLLFIPGSILTLKSGCLFGVFWGSVYVLIAATTGAILAFIIGRYLSRDWVVRQIDKYPKFKMIDQAVAKEGWKIVLLTRLSPVFPFNLLNYAFGITCISLKDYILGSLGIIPGTIMYVYIGSLAGDLALAGTNHQAVTPETQIWQWIMQGLGLIATVGVTVYITKIAQKALSQKVVTEEIIKSQDTN, from the coding sequence ATGGTTCCCAAAGAGCAGACTCGATTCAATAGGAAACATAAACTATTACTTATGGGTTTGGCAATTGCTGTGCTGATAGTTATAGCACGACAATTTAACATTCAGTCACTTTTTCAAACATTAATATTTTGGGTGCAAAGCCTGGGATTTTTTGGGCCGATCGCCTACATAATTATTTACAATCTGGCAACGTTATTATTTATCCCAGGTTCTATATTGACCTTAAAAAGTGGTTGTTTATTTGGTGTATTTTGGGGTTCAGTTTATGTATTAATAGCAGCAACTACGGGTGCAATATTAGCTTTCATCATCGGACGATATCTGTCACGGGATTGGGTTGTGCGACAGATAGACAAGTATCCAAAGTTTAAAATGATTGATCAGGCTGTAGCCAAGGAAGGATGGAAAATTGTGCTGTTAACTCGCCTTTCTCCGGTCTTTCCTTTTAATTTATTGAACTATGCTTTTGGTATAACTTGTATATCTTTAAAAGACTATATATTAGGTTCCTTGGGCATTATACCTGGGACTATAATGTATGTTTATATTGGTTCTTTAGCTGGTGATTTAGCTCTGGCAGGTACGAATCATCAAGCAGTTACACCGGAAACACAAATTTGGCAATGGATAATGCAAGGATTGGGACTGATAGCAACTGTGGGTGTGACTGTATATATCACTAAAATTGCACAAAAAGCTTTATCTCAAAAAGTGGTAACAGAGGAAATAATCAAGAGTCAGGATACGAATTGA
- a CDS encoding thermonuclease family protein, producing the protein MNKSIKKALILLSTGIILLCLMGCDRLFSASGDSVERVSDGDTLVVKDAQGKKVTVRFACMDAPEIAHSNKEKQSKRARDRNQFTWGVKARERVQQLVKQGGDRVTLNITDSDRYGRKVAEVRLTDGTFVQQVLIQEGLAKVYRPYLSKCPSKAIVQQAETKAQQQQIGIWGDPKFVNPWEYRSLK; encoded by the coding sequence ATGAATAAGTCAATTAAAAAAGCGCTGATATTACTGAGTACAGGGATAATTTTGTTATGTTTGATGGGTTGCGATCGCTTGTTTAGTGCGAGTGGGGATTCAGTAGAAAGAGTCAGCGATGGTGATACATTAGTTGTGAAAGATGCCCAAGGGAAGAAAGTTACTGTGCGGTTTGCTTGTATGGATGCGCCAGAAATTGCCCACTCTAATAAAGAAAAGCAAAGTAAACGTGCTAGAGATCGCAATCAATTTACTTGGGGTGTGAAAGCACGAGAACGGGTACAGCAATTGGTGAAACAAGGAGGCGATCGCGTTACCTTGAATATTACTGATAGCGATCGTTATGGACGTAAAGTTGCCGAAGTCAGATTAACAGATGGCACTTTTGTACAGCAAGTACTCATACAAGAAGGTTTAGCTAAAGTGTATCGCCCTTATTTAAGCAAGTGTCCCAGCAAAGCGATCGTGCAGCAAGCCGAAACCAAAGCCCAACAACAACAAATAGGAATTTGGGGAGATCCTAAATTTGTCAATCCGTGGGAATATCGAAGTTTAAAATAA
- the pepP gene encoding Xaa-Pro aminopeptidase, whose amino-acid sequence MQAEYRQRREQLMAKIGSGTGIFRSAPMAVMHNDVEYTYRQDSDFFYLTGFNEPQAVAVLAPHHPEHRFVLFVQPKDRDKEVWTGYLCGVDAAKEIYGADEAYPISELDEKLPQYLEKADRIYYHLGRDRNFNDKILSHYQQLLRTYPKRGTGPIGIEDTGPILHSMRLIKSELELIQMRQAAAIATEAHNKALESSAPGRYEYEIQAEIEHIFRLRGAMGPAYPSIVASGANACVLHYIENNRQMQDGDLLLIDAGCAYGYYNSDITRTFPVSGKFTPEQKILYEIVLEAQKQAIAQVQPGNSFKSVHDAAVRVLTEGLVEIGILRGEVDKLIEEEKYKPYYMHRTSHWLGLDVHDVGVYQHGDDKPQILQPGQVLTVEPGLYIVPDTKLAEDQPETDPRWVGIGIRIEDDVLVTATGHEVLTAGVPKEVHEVER is encoded by the coding sequence ATGCAAGCAGAATATCGGCAGCGTCGTGAGCAATTAATGGCGAAGATTGGTAGTGGTACAGGGATTTTTCGCAGTGCGCCGATGGCGGTGATGCACAACGATGTCGAATACACTTATCGCCAAGATAGTGATTTTTTCTATTTGACTGGTTTTAACGAACCGCAAGCAGTAGCCGTATTAGCGCCGCATCATCCAGAACATCGGTTTGTGCTGTTTGTCCAACCCAAGGATCGAGACAAAGAAGTTTGGACTGGTTATTTGTGTGGGGTAGATGCAGCCAAGGAAATTTATGGTGCAGATGAGGCTTACCCCATATCTGAATTAGATGAGAAATTACCCCAGTATCTAGAAAAAGCCGATCGCATCTACTATCATTTAGGACGCGATCGCAATTTTAATGACAAAATTCTCAGCCATTACCAACAATTGCTGCGGACTTATCCCAAGCGGGGTACAGGGCCTATAGGAATAGAAGATACAGGCCCCATCCTCCACAGCATGAGGCTGATCAAAAGTGAGTTAGAGTTAATTCAGATGCGTCAAGCTGCGGCGATCGCCACTGAAGCCCATAATAAAGCCCTGGAATCCTCTGCACCTGGGCGTTATGAGTACGAAATTCAAGCGGAAATAGAACATATATTTCGCCTACGGGGGGCTATGGGACCTGCTTACCCGTCGATTGTGGCTTCTGGTGCAAATGCTTGTGTCCTCCACTACATCGAAAATAACCGCCAGATGCAGGATGGAGATTTGCTATTAATCGACGCTGGTTGTGCTTATGGCTATTACAACTCAGATATTACTCGCACATTCCCAGTAAGCGGTAAGTTTACACCAGAACAAAAAATCCTCTATGAAATTGTACTAGAAGCACAAAAACAAGCGATCGCTCAAGTACAACCAGGGAACTCCTTTAAATCAGTCCACGATGCCGCCGTGCGTGTCCTCACAGAAGGTTTAGTAGAAATTGGTATCCTCAGGGGTGAGGTTGACAAATTGATTGAGGAAGAAAAATATAAACCTTACTATATGCACCGTACTAGCCATTGGTTAGGGTTGGATGTTCATGATGTAGGCGTTTACCAACACGGTGACGATAAACCGCAGATTTTACAACCAGGTCAAGTATTAACGGTGGAACCAGGATTATATATTGTCCCAGATACAAAGTTAGCAGAAGACCAGCCAGAAACAGACCCGCGTTGGGTGGGAATTGGGATTCGCATTGAGGATGATGTCCTGGTAACAGCTACAGGACATGAGGTATTAACGGCTGGAGTTCCCAAGGAAGTACATGAAGTAGAACGTTAA
- a CDS encoding FG-GAP repeat domain-containing protein, which translates to MQETQSFSKRIDNSLNTSFARSASLVSSAYVSDLNTELPSSSNSSATTQVDLPISIPGLSANPNPNPYLTSAAISPDFNGDGKADKVWVNTQTGEIRVRLMNGTVTQEEASLGTFDLSVWTYKIADFNSDGKTDFLLRNNATGENAIAIMDGARVANFVYLDKVDPGWNASIGDFNGDRKTDIHWNNTQTGENAIWLMDGTTVVSANVLDTTTPGLSATIVDFDGNGKSDIFWRDTTTGANSVWFMDGIQATKYDLQAQDASWSYSLGDFNGDFTTDLLWRNTVTGENKIWTMNGIFVTEGTLNTLSSDWTANIGDFNGDGRTDIFWNNTTTGANTAWLMNGTSVTSEAFLPSRSPGSKAYIGDYNSDGKSDIYWRDQATGTDAIWTMDGTLATETPVTDALTPEWYTA; encoded by the coding sequence ATGCAAGAAACGCAAAGCTTTTCCAAGAGAATAGATAATTCGCTTAATACATCTTTTGCAAGATCAGCATCTTTGGTATCGAGTGCTTATGTAAGTGATTTAAATACTGAGCTACCATCATCTAGTAATAGCTCTGCAACAACACAAGTAGATTTGCCAATTTCCATTCCTGGTTTGAGTGCCAACCCAAATCCTAATCCTTACTTAACTAGCGCAGCAATTTCACCTGATTTCAACGGCGATGGTAAGGCAGATAAGGTTTGGGTTAATACTCAAACAGGTGAAATTAGAGTGAGGTTGATGAACGGAACAGTCACTCAAGAAGAAGCCTCTTTAGGAACATTTGATCTGAGTGTCTGGACTTATAAAATCGCTGACTTTAACAGTGATGGCAAGACTGACTTCCTGTTACGGAACAATGCAACAGGCGAGAATGCGATTGCGATCATGGATGGAGCTAGAGTTGCTAACTTTGTTTATCTAGACAAAGTTGATCCAGGTTGGAATGCTAGCATCGGTGATTTTAACGGCGATCGCAAAACCGACATCCACTGGAATAATACTCAAACAGGTGAAAATGCAATTTGGCTGATGGATGGCACAACCGTTGTCAGTGCCAATGTTCTGGATACCACAACCCCAGGGTTGAGTGCCACTATTGTTGACTTCGACGGAAACGGTAAGAGTGATATCTTCTGGCGAGATACAACCACAGGTGCAAACTCCGTTTGGTTTATGGATGGTATCCAAGCTACCAAGTATGATCTACAAGCACAAGACGCATCTTGGTCTTACAGCCTTGGCGATTTCAACGGTGACTTCACTACTGATCTTCTCTGGCGTAATACCGTCACTGGTGAAAACAAAATTTGGACAATGAATGGCATTTTTGTCACTGAAGGTACTTTAAACACCCTCAGTTCCGATTGGACAGCCAACATTGGTGATTTCAATGGTGATGGCCGCACCGATATCTTCTGGAACAACACTACAACTGGTGCAAACACTGCTTGGTTAATGAATGGTACATCCGTTACCAGTGAAGCCTTTCTACCAAGTAGAAGTCCAGGTTCTAAGGCGTATATTGGCGATTATAACAGCGATGGCAAATCTGATATTTACTGGCGTGATCAGGCAACCGGTACAGATGCCATCTGGACTATGGATGGTACCTTGGCTACTGAAACTCCTGTTACAGATGCTCTGACTCCAGAGTGGTACACAGCTTAG
- a CDS encoding MBL fold metallo-hydrolase yields MKRRQLLGYAGAGLATAFVSTLGSNFQADAQSSGLSVQWLGHTSFLFTGGGARILVNPFRTIGCTVRYRPPKVTADLVLISSQLLDEGAVDGLPGNPKLVYEPGVYDFKGIKFQGISIAHDRKNGRQFGMNTAWKWTQGGVNILHLGGAAAPISIEQKILMGRPDVLLVPVGGSDKAYNAQEAKQAIEALNPKLVIPTHYRTQAADPAACDIAPLDEFLTLMQGVTVRRSNSDSINISSGNLPETSTVQVLSYKF; encoded by the coding sequence ATGAAAAGACGACAGTTGCTAGGCTATGCTGGGGCGGGATTAGCCACAGCTTTTGTCTCTACCCTTGGTTCAAACTTCCAAGCCGATGCACAATCTAGCGGTTTATCGGTGCAGTGGTTGGGTCATACCAGTTTTCTGTTTACTGGTGGTGGGGCGAGGATTCTTGTCAACCCATTTCGGACGATTGGCTGTACAGTGCGTTATCGTCCACCAAAAGTGACAGCAGATTTAGTATTAATTAGTAGTCAATTGTTGGATGAAGGGGCCGTGGATGGGTTACCAGGTAATCCTAAACTTGTATATGAACCCGGAGTTTATGACTTTAAAGGTATAAAATTTCAAGGCATCTCCATAGCCCACGATCGCAAAAATGGTAGACAATTCGGGATGAATACCGCTTGGAAATGGACACAGGGTGGAGTTAATATCCTACATTTAGGCGGGGCTGCTGCACCCATTTCCATTGAGCAAAAAATCCTTATGGGACGACCTGATGTTTTGTTAGTCCCAGTAGGTGGTAGTGATAAAGCTTACAATGCTCAAGAAGCAAAGCAAGCAATTGAGGCATTAAATCCCAAACTGGTCATTCCTACTCATTACCGTACACAAGCAGCTGATCCGGCTGCCTGCGATATTGCCCCACTGGATGAATTTCTTACATTAATGCAGGGCGTAACTGTGCGTCGTAGTAATAGCGACAGTATTAATATTAGTTCTGGTAATTTACCTGAAACTAGTACAGTTCAGGTTTTGAGTTACAAGTTTTAA
- a CDS encoding anthranilate synthase component II has translation MIIVIDNYDSFTYNLVQYLGELASDFPVASDIQVFRNDKITLDEIRGLNPDAIVISPGPGRPEDAGISLNLIQELGTNLPILGVCLGHQSIGQVFGGNIVSAPELMHGKTSQVTHTGVGVFQGLENPMIATRYHSLVIDRPTCPEVLEITAWVDDGTIMGVRHRNYPHIQGVQFHPESVLTSLGKQLLRNFLEQLQLRE, from the coding sequence TTGATTATAGTCATCGATAATTACGACAGCTTTACTTATAATTTGGTGCAGTACTTGGGAGAACTAGCATCTGATTTCCCTGTCGCATCAGATATTCAAGTTTTTCGCAACGATAAGATAACTTTAGATGAGATCCGAGGATTAAATCCTGATGCGATCGTCATTTCTCCTGGGCCTGGTCGTCCAGAAGATGCAGGTATATCTTTAAATTTAATTCAAGAACTCGGTACTAACCTGCCAATTTTAGGCGTATGTTTAGGCCATCAAAGCATTGGTCAGGTATTTGGTGGTAATATTGTCTCTGCTCCAGAGTTAATGCACGGCAAAACTTCTCAGGTAACTCACACTGGGGTCGGGGTTTTTCAAGGATTAGAGAATCCTATGATTGCTACCAGATATCATAGTCTGGTAATTGACCGCCCAACTTGCCCCGAAGTGTTAGAAATTACTGCTTGGGTAGATGATGGTACGATTATGGGAGTGCGACACCGGAACTATCCTCACATTCAAGGAGTCCAATTTCACCCAGAGAGTGTTTTAACATCTTTAGGAAAACAGTTACTACGAAATTTTCTGGAACAGTTACAGTTACGAGAATAA
- a CDS encoding diacylglycerol kinase family protein, translating into MSQQVSPPPTQNSLPSLVMKERELSWQVATNLLISFKYAWAGITYSFQTQRNFRIHVSVCTLAIALSIFLHLQAVEIAIIGITSGLVLVMELLNTAIESLVDLTVKQTYHELAKIAKDCAAGAVLVSALVAVLVAATLLLPPLVVLIISAL; encoded by the coding sequence ATGTCCCAACAAGTCTCCCCGCCACCAACGCAAAACAGCCTACCATCACTAGTAATGAAAGAACGGGAACTTTCTTGGCAAGTTGCCACTAATTTATTGATTAGCTTTAAATATGCCTGGGCTGGAATTACTTATAGTTTTCAAACTCAGCGAAATTTTCGCATTCATGTGAGTGTTTGTACTTTAGCGATCGCTTTAAGTATTTTCTTACATTTGCAAGCTGTAGAAATAGCCATTATTGGTATCACTAGCGGCTTAGTCCTGGTAATGGAATTGTTGAATACGGCGATCGAGTCTCTTGTAGATTTGACTGTAAAACAGACCTACCACGAGTTAGCCAAAATTGCCAAGGACTGTGCCGCAGGTGCAGTACTAGTTTCTGCTTTGGTAGCAGTGCTAGTTGCTGCAACCCTGTTGCTTCCACCCTTAGTAGTTTTAATTATCTCAGCTTTGTAG